From a region of the Colias croceus chromosome 30, ilColCroc2.1 genome:
- the LOC123704657 gene encoding tubulin beta chain-like isoform X1, translated as MREIVHLQAGQCGNQIGSKFWEIISDEHGIDPTGRYHGDSELQLERVQVYYNEAADGSRYVPRAVLVDLEPGTMDAIRSSSYGQLFRPDNFVFGQSGAGNNWAKGHYTEGAELVESVMDVVRKEAEPCDCLQGFQLTHSLGGGTGSGLGTLLLSKLREEYPDRIVNTFSVMPSPKVSDTVVEPYNATLSVHQLVENTDETFCIDNEALYDICFRTLRLASPTYGDLNHLVSLTMSGVTTCLRFPGQLNADLRKLAVNMVPFPRLHFFMPGFAPLTARNSQGYRALTVPELTQQMFSPVNMMAACDPRHGRYLTVAAIFRGRMSMKEVDEQMLSIQDKNSGYFVEWIPNNVKVAVCDVPPRGLKMAATFVGNSTAIQEIFKRISEQFTVMFRRKAFLHWYTGEGMDEMEFTEAESNMNDLISEYQQYEEVGVDDEFDEQEEVAAEEEYPEET; from the exons ttcTGGGAGATTATTTCTGATGAGCACGGTATTGATCCCACGGGAAGGTATCATGGAGACAGTGAGCTACAACTTGAGAGAGTACAAGTGTACTATAATGAAGCGGCTGATG GAAGCCGCTATGTACCAAGAGCAGTTCTGGTAGACTTGGAGCCAGGCACCATGGATGCTATCCGTTCTTCTAGCTATGGACAACTCTTTAGACCTGATAACTTCGTTTTTGGGCAGAGTGGAGCTG GTAATAATTGGGCCAAGGGGCATTATACAGAAGGGGCAGAATTAGTTGAATCTGTTATGGACGTGGTTAGAAAGGAGGCAGAACCGTGCGATTGTCTAcaag GGTTCCAATTAACCCACTCTCTTGGAGGAGGAACGGGGTCAGGTTTGGGAACATTACTTCTGAGTAAATTGAGAGAAGAATATCCAGATCGAATTGTTAACACGTTTAGCGTTATGCCTTCACCTAAg GTATCAGACACAGTGGTAGAACCATACAACGCTACACTTTCCGTACATCAGTTAGTAGAAAACACAGACGAAACATTTTGTATAGATAACGAAGCCTTATATGACATTTGCTTTAGGACGTTACGATTGGCGTCACCTACGTATGGAGATCTTAATCATTTGGTTTCG TTAACAATGTCCGGGGTGACAACATGTCTCCGTTTCCCGGGACAATTGAATGCTGACTTACGCAAGTTGGCGGTCAACATGGTACCCTTCCCGAGATTGCATTTCTTTATGCCTG gATTCGCGCCGCTCACAGCGCGCAACAGTCAAGGATATAGAGCGCTCACTGTACCTGAGTTAACTCAACAG ATGTTCAGCCCAGTAAACATGATGGCGGCTTGTGACCCTCGTCATGGCCGCTATCTGACTGTAGCCGCTATATTCAGAGGAAGGATGTCCATGAAGGAGGTTGATGAACAAATGTTGTCTATACAGGACAAAAATTCGGG CTACTTCGTAGAATGGATCCCAAACAACGTGAAAGTTGCAGTCTGTGACGTGCCACCACGTGGTCTCAAGATGGCGGCGACTTTCGTTGGCAACTCTACAGCTATACAAGAGATATTTAAGAGAATATCTGAACAATTCACTGTTATGTTTAGGAGGAag GCCTTCCTTCACTGGTATACAGGCGAAGGGATGGACGAAATGGAGTTCACAGAAGCAGAGAGTAACATGAACGATCTTATTTCTGAATATCAACAATATGAG GAGGTCGGTGTTGATGATGAATTTGATGAACAAGAAGAAGTGGCAGCCGAAGAGGAATATCCTGAAGAAACTTAA
- the LOC123704657 gene encoding tubulin beta chain-like isoform X2 has product MDAIRSSSYGQLFRPDNFVFGQSGAGNNWAKGHYTEGAELVESVMDVVRKEAEPCDCLQGFQLTHSLGGGTGSGLGTLLLSKLREEYPDRIVNTFSVMPSPKVSDTVVEPYNATLSVHQLVENTDETFCIDNEALYDICFRTLRLASPTYGDLNHLVSLTMSGVTTCLRFPGQLNADLRKLAVNMVPFPRLHFFMPGFAPLTARNSQGYRALTVPELTQQMFSPVNMMAACDPRHGRYLTVAAIFRGRMSMKEVDEQMLSIQDKNSGYFVEWIPNNVKVAVCDVPPRGLKMAATFVGNSTAIQEIFKRISEQFTVMFRRKAFLHWYTGEGMDEMEFTEAESNMNDLISEYQQYEEVGVDDEFDEQEEVAAEEEYPEET; this is encoded by the exons ATGGATGCTATCCGTTCTTCTAGCTATGGACAACTCTTTAGACCTGATAACTTCGTTTTTGGGCAGAGTGGAGCTG GTAATAATTGGGCCAAGGGGCATTATACAGAAGGGGCAGAATTAGTTGAATCTGTTATGGACGTGGTTAGAAAGGAGGCAGAACCGTGCGATTGTCTAcaag GGTTCCAATTAACCCACTCTCTTGGAGGAGGAACGGGGTCAGGTTTGGGAACATTACTTCTGAGTAAATTGAGAGAAGAATATCCAGATCGAATTGTTAACACGTTTAGCGTTATGCCTTCACCTAAg GTATCAGACACAGTGGTAGAACCATACAACGCTACACTTTCCGTACATCAGTTAGTAGAAAACACAGACGAAACATTTTGTATAGATAACGAAGCCTTATATGACATTTGCTTTAGGACGTTACGATTGGCGTCACCTACGTATGGAGATCTTAATCATTTGGTTTCG TTAACAATGTCCGGGGTGACAACATGTCTCCGTTTCCCGGGACAATTGAATGCTGACTTACGCAAGTTGGCGGTCAACATGGTACCCTTCCCGAGATTGCATTTCTTTATGCCTG gATTCGCGCCGCTCACAGCGCGCAACAGTCAAGGATATAGAGCGCTCACTGTACCTGAGTTAACTCAACAG ATGTTCAGCCCAGTAAACATGATGGCGGCTTGTGACCCTCGTCATGGCCGCTATCTGACTGTAGCCGCTATATTCAGAGGAAGGATGTCCATGAAGGAGGTTGATGAACAAATGTTGTCTATACAGGACAAAAATTCGGG CTACTTCGTAGAATGGATCCCAAACAACGTGAAAGTTGCAGTCTGTGACGTGCCACCACGTGGTCTCAAGATGGCGGCGACTTTCGTTGGCAACTCTACAGCTATACAAGAGATATTTAAGAGAATATCTGAACAATTCACTGTTATGTTTAGGAGGAag GCCTTCCTTCACTGGTATACAGGCGAAGGGATGGACGAAATGGAGTTCACAGAAGCAGAGAGTAACATGAACGATCTTATTTCTGAATATCAACAATATGAG GAGGTCGGTGTTGATGATGAATTTGATGAACAAGAAGAAGTGGCAGCCGAAGAGGAATATCCTGAAGAAACTTAA
- the LOC123704658 gene encoding RNA-binding protein 48: MDNDKVFLPHHEQQSLCMTRLPYRQGRKLTAVKAYSITKESNHLLIFGVPSLNLRQETKALFTKFGKLLQFAISTQHPAEMFTENYHAQFEKIQSARLAKKMLDTKNFYGGSLHICYAPELETLNETKEKLLQRKRDVIFRLRNLQMDSVKEQKETITVQNEVEKLVNNQSEVKKLNMGECNTISTGEPKKRKKYNECGRKKFKSSLINNGVMNNEQIHNLNPFVGPLNNSELEITKDVNNGLLLEGPSTGSKDFNVKNIKEDSEISMDNIEIVDCTSVDNETVTNINEHLNYNKFGNEVVRKLPVKPLNRIKFNLNKS, encoded by the exons atGGATAATGATAAAGTATTTCTTCCTCATCATGAACAGCAAAGTCTATGTATGACGAGGCTGCCTTACCGACAAGGAAGGAAGTTAACTGCAGTGAAG GCATACTCAATAACAAAAGAATCAAACCACCTCCTCATATTTGGAGTTCCGTCTTTAAACTTACGACAAGAAACTAAAGCCCTATTCACAAAGTTCGGCAAATTGTTACAATTCGCGATATCTACACAACATCCTGCAGAAATGTTTACAGAAAACTACCACGCTCAGTTCGAGAAAATACAGTCAGCTAGACTTGCTAAAAAAATGCTAGATACTAAAAACTTTTATGGAGGTTCTCTGCACATTTGCTACGCGCCAGAACTCGAAACTTTAAACGAAACTAAAGAAAAATTGTTGCAACGGAAGCGTGATGTTATTTTCCGTTTACGAAACTTGCAAATGGACAGTGTAAAGGAGCAAAAAGAAACTATTACTGTACAAAATGAAGTAGAGAAGTTAGTAAATAATCAGAGTGAGGTTAAAAAGCTAAATATGGGTGAATGTAATACTATAAGTACCGGTGAACCTAAGAAACGGAAGAAATATAACGAATGTGgtagaaaaaagtttaaatcaAGTCTTATTAACAATGGAGTTATGAATAACGagcaaatacataatttaaatccaTTTGTTGGTCCGTTAAATAATTCTGAGTTGGAAATAACGAAAGATGTTAACAACGGATTACTTTTAGAAGGTCCTAGTACTGGTTCGAAAGATTTTaatgtcaaaaatattaaagaagatAGTGAAATAAGTATGGATAATATAGAAATAGTAGATTGTACATCGGTGGATAATGAAACAGTAACAAATATTAAcgaacatttaaattataataaatttggcAATGAAGTTGTAAGGAAACTTCCTGTTAAACCGTTGAATagaattaagtttaatttgaataaatcatga